A genomic region of Vitreimonas flagellata contains the following coding sequences:
- a CDS encoding outer membrane lipid asymmetry maintenance protein MlaD produces MNAGFERWGETIVGAIVAFVAVGFFVFAASQAGATGSANGYELTARFQRVDGVGVGSDVRVSGVKVGVVRAVGLDPDTYDARLTLLIDGGIQVLDDSTARIATDGLLGGGYVAIEPAGFDALAAGGEIPNTQGSVDLLTVLASFAQGSGQSQTQEEAPPP; encoded by the coding sequence ATGAACGCCGGTTTCGAGCGTTGGGGCGAGACGATCGTCGGCGCAATCGTTGCGTTTGTGGCGGTTGGTTTCTTCGTGTTCGCGGCTTCGCAAGCGGGCGCGACGGGCAGCGCGAACGGCTATGAATTGACGGCGCGGTTTCAGCGCGTCGATGGCGTCGGCGTTGGTTCCGACGTGCGTGTCTCTGGCGTGAAAGTCGGCGTGGTGCGTGCAGTGGGCCTTGACCCCGACACGTATGACGCGCGCCTGACGCTTTTGATCGACGGCGGCATTCAAGTGCTCGACGACAGCACCGCGCGCATCGCGACGGATGGTTTGCTTGGCGGCGGTTACGTCGCGATCGAGCCGGCTGGCTTTGATGCGCTGGCCGCTGGCGGTGAAATTCCGAACACGCAAGGTTCGGTCGATTTGCTGACTGTGCTCGCCAGCTTTGCGCAGGGGTCTGGGCAAAGCCAAACTCAGGAAGAAGCGCCACCACCATGA
- the yajC gene encoding preprotein translocase subunit YajC — protein sequence MFISEAYAQTAAGGDPTTAVFMQMLPLILIVVVFYFFLIRPQQQARKRHMDMIANLKKGDVVVTSGGFIGKIKSVQDDEARVELAPNVEVRVVRGTIAEVRGKTEPAPANDSKAD from the coding sequence ATGTTCATTTCCGAAGCTTATGCGCAGACAGCCGCCGGCGGCGATCCGACCACGGCGGTCTTCATGCAGATGCTGCCGCTCATCCTGATCGTGGTCGTGTTCTATTTCTTCCTGATCCGCCCGCAGCAACAAGCGCGCAAGCGGCACATGGACATGATCGCCAATCTGAAGAAAGGCGATGTCGTCGTCACCTCGGGCGGCTTCATCGGCAAGATCAAGTCCGTGCAGGACGACGAAGCGCGCGTTGAGCTCGCGCCGAACGTCGAAGTCCGCGTCGTGCGCGGCACCATCGCCGAAGTCCGCGGCAAGACCGAACCTGCGCCTGCGAACGATTCCAAAGCGGATTAA
- a CDS encoding squalene/phytoene synthase family protein, producing the protein MGGGAAETWRPYSLFATDYSRMEALGTLVRRVDEDRWLATRFAPADARAKLIALYAAYYEIAHTTEAVREAALGDIRLEWWRAGVAEIAEGKTPRAPALAALKERGVPLGALPQIIATRARDLDPEPFETWVELDAYIDGTAGALIRGAIESCGASVDEATREFAQSGARAWGYAGLLRAAPHWQARGRSVIPREGSLDEMKQRALTAYHAARGVSRNVPGNAFAAIGYIAFTPLYLKAMTRERDVSLFARHTALIFASATGRV; encoded by the coding sequence ATGGGTGGGGGCGCTGCGGAGACGTGGCGCCCCTATTCGCTATTCGCTACTGACTATTCGCGCATGGAAGCTTTGGGCACTCTCGTTCGTCGCGTGGACGAAGATCGCTGGTTGGCGACGCGCTTTGCGCCGGCGGATGCGCGCGCGAAGCTGATTGCACTCTACGCCGCCTATTACGAGATCGCACACACGACCGAAGCGGTGCGCGAAGCGGCGCTCGGCGACATTCGGCTCGAATGGTGGCGCGCGGGCGTTGCGGAGATCGCCGAGGGCAAGACGCCGCGTGCGCCGGCACTGGCCGCGTTGAAAGAACGCGGCGTGCCGCTCGGTGCGCTGCCCCAGATCATCGCCACGCGCGCGCGCGATCTTGATCCTGAACCGTTCGAAACTTGGGTGGAGCTCGACGCCTATATCGACGGCACGGCCGGGGCGCTGATACGCGGCGCGATCGAATCGTGCGGTGCTAGCGTAGACGAGGCGACGCGAGAATTTGCGCAAAGCGGTGCGCGCGCCTGGGGGTATGCGGGCTTGCTGCGCGCGGCGCCGCATTGGCAGGCGCGAGGGCGGAGCGTTATTCCCCGTGAAGGCAGCTTGGATGAAATGAAGCAGCGCGCGTTGACGGCGTATCACGCAGCGCGTGGAGTATCGCGCAACGTGCCGGGCAACGCCTTCGCGGCGATCGGCTACATTGCGTTCACGCCGCTCTATCTGAAAGCGATGACGCGCGAACGAGATGTCTCGCTCTTTGCGCGCCACACGGCGCTGATCTTCGCGTCAGCGACCGGCCGCG
- a CDS encoding urate hydroxylase PuuD — protein sequence MAWFLSNLRYVAWTALAVGALLLIYFAMGVAGFGFGDPGFWEAVWRWSHVLVGIMWIGHLYYFNFTQIPNMPKIPDEQKPAVTKVIAPAALFWFRWGAMATLITGLALAGNQGYLLQALTFGATDDPSFAVPKHILIGIGMWLAIVMWFNVWFIIWPNQQKALNIDNKYPDLDAAAKAAAGKTAMLFSRTNTFLSVPMLVAMTGASTLF from the coding sequence ATGGCCTGGTTTTTATCTAATCTGCGTTACGTGGCGTGGACGGCTCTGGCCGTTGGCGCGCTGCTTTTGATTTATTTTGCAATGGGCGTCGCCGGCTTCGGCTTTGGCGATCCCGGCTTCTGGGAGGCGGTTTGGCGTTGGTCCCATGTGCTTGTCGGCATCATGTGGATCGGCCACCTCTATTATTTCAATTTCACCCAGATCCCGAACATGCCGAAGATTCCGGACGAGCAGAAGCCCGCCGTCACCAAGGTGATCGCGCCGGCGGCTTTGTTCTGGTTTCGCTGGGGCGCCATGGCGACGCTGATCACCGGCCTCGCGCTCGCTGGAAACCAAGGCTATCTGCTGCAGGCGCTGACGTTCGGTGCGACGGATGATCCGAGCTTCGCTGTGCCGAAGCACATTTTGATCGGCATCGGCATGTGGCTGGCCATCGTGATGTGGTTCAACGTGTGGTTCATCATCTGGCCGAACCAGCAAAAAGCGCTGAACATCGACAACAAGTATCCTGATCTCGACGCCGCCGCGAAAGCCGCGGCCGGCAAGACGGCGATGCTGTTCTCGCGCACGAACACGTTCCTGTCCGTGCCGATGCTCGTGGCGATGACGGGCGCGAGCACGCTGTTCTAG
- the surE gene encoding 5'/3'-nucleotidase SurE, giving the protein MRILCTNDDGIHATGLAILEKIARTFSDDVWVVAPESEQSGASRALTLTAPIRVRQAGDKRFAITGTPTDCVLLGVEHLIEGAKPDLVLSGVNRGQNIAEDVTFSGTIAGAMQGMQFGIPAIALSQARGFRGEEAAIPWETAETFGAGVVGQLLKHGWPKDVLMNVNFPDLPPDEVKEVEMTTQGRRDQHVIYADKRTDLRGGSYFWLGFRGQLSSPPPGTDLRAIYEGRISVTPLHIDLTHMQTIHDLKGVLGGAPPKAE; this is encoded by the coding sequence ATGCGCATTCTCTGCACCAATGACGACGGCATCCACGCGACGGGCTTGGCGATCCTTGAGAAGATCGCGCGCACGTTTAGCGATGATGTGTGGGTCGTCGCGCCCGAGAGCGAACAATCGGGCGCGTCGCGTGCGTTGACACTCACTGCGCCGATCCGCGTGCGCCAAGCTGGCGACAAGCGCTTCGCGATCACCGGCACGCCGACCGATTGCGTGTTGCTTGGTGTCGAGCATCTGATCGAAGGCGCGAAACCTGATCTTGTGCTTTCCGGCGTCAATCGCGGGCAGAACATCGCCGAAGACGTGACGTTCTCCGGCACGATCGCCGGCGCCATGCAGGGCATGCAATTCGGCATTCCTGCAATTGCGCTTTCACAAGCGCGCGGTTTTCGCGGCGAGGAAGCGGCGATACCTTGGGAAACGGCGGAGACGTTCGGCGCGGGCGTGGTTGGCCAATTGCTGAAGCATGGTTGGCCCAAGGACGTGCTGATGAATGTGAACTTTCCCGATTTGCCGCCAGATGAAGTGAAGGAAGTCGAGATGACGACGCAGGGGCGTCGCGATCAACACGTCATCTACGCGGATAAGCGCACCGATCTGCGCGGCGGCTCGTATTTCTGGTTGGGCTTTCGCGGGCAATTGTCGAGCCCGCCGCCTGGGACGGATCTGCGCGCGATTTATGAGGGCCGCATCTCGGTGACGCCACTGCACATCGATCTCACGCACATGCAGACGATCCACGATCTCAAAGGTGTCCTGGGCGGTGCGCCGCCGAAGGCGGAGTAA
- a CDS encoding protein-L-isoaspartate O-methyltransferase family protein, with amino-acid sequence MSVDPARLMRFVLEMRQAGVTDARVLAALERTSRAHYAPEHLEGLALDDVALPIGHGQNMTKPSVIGRIVSALEVRADDVVLEIGTGSGFQTGVLSDLAHKVVSVERWRDLAAEARGKFGRARLMRTYAHVGDGYSGWEDDAPYDRIVVNVAVEEIPPALLEQLKPDGVLVAPVGDRLIRYRNGVREDLGPVKLPPMERGVEDGEASPAS; translated from the coding sequence GTGAGCGTCGATCCTGCACGCTTGATGCGCTTCGTGTTGGAGATGCGCCAGGCTGGCGTGACCGACGCGCGGGTGTTGGCTGCGCTCGAACGTACATCGCGCGCGCATTATGCGCCGGAGCATCTGGAAGGCTTGGCGTTGGATGATGTGGCGCTGCCGATTGGGCATGGGCAGAACATGACCAAGCCTTCGGTGATTGGGCGCATTGTGTCGGCGCTTGAAGTCCGCGCGGATGACGTTGTGCTGGAGATTGGCACCGGCTCCGGCTTTCAGACCGGCGTGCTTTCGGACCTCGCGCACAAAGTGGTGTCGGTCGAACGCTGGCGTGACCTTGCGGCCGAGGCGCGCGGCAAGTTTGGGCGCGCGCGGCTGATGCGGACATACGCGCATGTCGGCGACGGCTATTCTGGCTGGGAGGACGACGCGCCGTACGATCGCATCGTGGTCAACGTCGCGGTGGAGGAGATTCCGCCGGCGTTGCTGGAGCAATTGAAGCCGGATGGCGTGCTGGTGGCGCCGGTGGGCGATCGATTGATCCGCTATCGCAACGGTGTGCGTGAGGATTTGGGGCCGGTGAAACTGCCGCCGATGGAGCGCGGCGTGGAAGACGGCGAGGCGAGCCCAGCGTCTTAA
- the secD gene encoding protein translocase subunit SecD produces the protein MLQVARWRIILVAVVTVLGLAFAFPNFLPQSARDNLPGFLPRQGINLGLDLQGGSQLLLEIDRAAMQRQQLDNVADQMAAVLRDAEPAIRYTGRGVVDDAARVRLVDPTQMEAARRLLRPLSLSSTGGAEILTFTEGEDGLIEARITPTHMRELSRQAAQQSIEVIRRRIDPTGTSEVTIVRQGDERIVVQAPGVSDPEMLKDRIGQTALMTFHMVREMSPEEAAAGRLPPGTMLVQPYPGGRGSGPEVVERRARFTGERLVRANPSTDGQTGEFVLSFQLDSQGTTLFCRITREFTGQRFAILLDNQVLTAPTINEPICGGTGQISGGFTAQTANELAVMLRAGALPVPLTVIDERTVDASLGQDAINSGTTASIIAGVVTFVFMVLAYGLFGVFACIALVVNFVLLIGAMSAVGAALTLPGIAGLILTIAMAVDANVIIYERMREEAQAGRSPALSIDAGFARAMITIIDANLTTILAALILFQFGAGPVRGFAWTLSIGVITSVFSAVLVTQLLIAWWFRIARPKQMPI, from the coding sequence ATGCTGCAAGTCGCGCGCTGGCGCATCATCCTGGTCGCTGTGGTGACCGTGCTCGGGCTTGCGTTCGCATTCCCGAACTTCCTGCCGCAAAGCGCGCGAGACAATTTGCCGGGCTTCTTGCCGCGGCAGGGGATCAATCTCGGTCTCGATTTGCAGGGCGGCTCGCAGCTGCTGCTGGAAATCGATCGCGCGGCGATGCAGCGCCAGCAACTCGACAACGTAGCCGACCAGATGGCCGCCGTGTTGCGCGACGCAGAGCCAGCGATCCGCTACACAGGTCGCGGTGTTGTCGATGACGCCGCGCGCGTGCGCTTGGTCGATCCGACGCAGATGGAAGCGGCGCGGCGTTTGTTGCGGCCGCTTTCGCTGTCCAGCACCGGCGGCGCGGAGATTCTCACCTTCACCGAAGGCGAGGATGGGCTCATCGAGGCACGCATCACGCCGACCCACATGCGCGAGCTCAGCCGCCAAGCGGCGCAGCAATCGATCGAAGTCATTCGCCGCCGTATCGACCCGACCGGCACGAGCGAAGTGACGATCGTGCGCCAAGGCGACGAGCGCATCGTTGTGCAGGCGCCGGGCGTCAGCGATCCCGAAATGCTGAAGGACCGCATCGGCCAAACCGCGCTGATGACGTTCCACATGGTCCGCGAAATGAGCCCGGAAGAGGCCGCCGCCGGCCGTCTGCCGCCGGGCACTATGCTGGTGCAGCCCTATCCGGGCGGCCGCGGATCTGGCCCTGAAGTGGTTGAGCGCCGGGCGCGCTTTACCGGCGAACGCCTCGTCCGCGCCAATCCGTCAACAGACGGTCAAACCGGCGAATTCGTGCTGAGCTTCCAACTCGACAGCCAGGGCACCACGCTCTTTTGCCGGATCACGCGCGAATTCACCGGACAGCGCTTCGCTATTCTGCTCGACAATCAGGTGCTCACGGCGCCGACGATCAACGAACCGATTTGCGGCGGTACGGGTCAAATCTCGGGGGGCTTCACCGCGCAAACCGCCAACGAATTGGCGGTGATGCTGCGTGCGGGCGCGCTGCCAGTGCCGCTCACCGTGATCGATGAGCGCACCGTCGATGCGAGCTTGGGTCAGGACGCGATCAATTCGGGCACAACCGCTTCGATCATCGCCGGCGTTGTAACCTTCGTGTTCATGGTGCTCGCCTACGGCCTGTTTGGCGTGTTCGCGTGCATCGCGCTTGTCGTGAACTTCGTGCTGCTGATCGGCGCGATGAGCGCGGTCGGAGCGGCGCTGACTCTGCCCGGCATCGCCGGTCTCATCCTCACCATCGCGATGGCCGTCGACGCCAACGTCATCATTTACGAGCGTATGCGCGAAGAGGCGCAAGCGGGGCGAAGTCCCGCGCTTTCGATCGATGCAGGCTTCGCGCGCGCCATGATCACCATTATCGACGCGAACCTGACGACGATCCTGGCGGCGCTCATTCTGTTTCAATTCGGCGCAGGGCCGGTGCGCGGCTTCGCGTGGACGCTATCGATCGGGGTTATCACCTCGGTGTTCAGCGCCGTGCTGGTGACGCAGCTTTTGATCGCTTGGTGGTTTCGCATCGCGCGACCCAAGCAAATGCCGATCTAA
- a CDS encoding DUF1761 family protein gives MRVMGHNVLAIIVAAIAIYLIEFVIFAVLMTPEQYQALVGLSPEQMHPDRMPFGPIPPVLFAIGLSFAIKWRAAVGWMGGVMTGLLMAVFFGLAASFYPFVYGSHDAAYLAVDLGHYLVCFGVAGAILGAWK, from the coding sequence ATGCGTGTGATGGGCCATAATGTGCTGGCGATTATCGTCGCCGCGATCGCAATTTATCTGATCGAGTTCGTTATCTTCGCGGTGTTGATGACGCCGGAACAATATCAAGCTTTGGTCGGACTATCGCCGGAACAAATGCATCCCGACCGCATGCCGTTCGGGCCGATCCCGCCGGTGCTTTTCGCGATTGGTTTGTCGTTCGCCATCAAATGGCGCGCAGCGGTGGGTTGGATGGGCGGCGTCATGACGGGCTTGCTGATGGCTGTATTCTTTGGCCTCGCGGCGAGTTTCTACCCGTTCGTCTATGGCTCGCACGATGCGGCCTATTTGGCGGTCGATCTCGGGCATTACCTCGTTTGTTTCGGCGTCGCGGGCGCGATTTTGGGCGCTTGGAAATAG
- a CDS encoding M23 family metallopeptidase, translating into MTRAVLLLALLAGACASAQPAPISYGRGEAAAQRAPTRIEDRRTPAPVETRASARTPAVQEAPDWAVGEGTPLSAWALQPGDAQPYDPANLPRTHRVGADESLYDIASRYQAPLRALIDQNNLEPPYALTPGRELRLPPPRFHTVARNEALEDIARAYNVDTRSLALLNRMEAPYRVRAGDRIVLPAMARAEVAPAAPSARVAAAPNGAPAMQAANAHLALPMRGRIVARFGAQPSGGRLDGIEIAGSEGDRINAAADGDVVYAGSDLPAYGELVLVRHANDLVTAYAYTRRALVREGQRVRAGEAIAELGARAEGGPRLLFQVRQGSTPVDPAPLLGLTN; encoded by the coding sequence ATGACGCGCGCTGTTCTCCTGCTTGCGCTGCTGGCCGGCGCCTGTGCTTCGGCGCAGCCGGCGCCGATTTCGTATGGTCGCGGCGAGGCGGCGGCGCAGCGCGCGCCGACGCGGATCGAAGATCGGCGAACGCCGGCGCCCGTTGAAACACGCGCGTCGGCGAGGACGCCGGCGGTCCAAGAGGCGCCGGATTGGGCCGTGGGTGAGGGCACGCCGCTCTCGGCTTGGGCGCTGCAGCCGGGCGATGCGCAGCCTTATGATCCCGCGAACCTGCCGCGCACGCATCGCGTTGGCGCCGATGAATCGCTCTACGACATTGCCTCGCGTTACCAAGCGCCGCTGCGCGCGCTGATTGATCAAAACAATCTGGAACCGCCTTATGCGCTCACGCCAGGGCGCGAGCTGCGTTTGCCGCCGCCGCGCTTTCACACCGTGGCGCGCAACGAAGCACTCGAGGACATCGCGCGCGCCTACAATGTCGATACGCGTTCGTTGGCGTTGTTGAACCGGATGGAAGCGCCTTATCGCGTGCGCGCCGGTGATCGCATCGTGCTGCCGGCGATGGCGCGTGCCGAGGTTGCGCCCGCAGCGCCGTCCGCGCGCGTCGCGGCTGCACCCAACGGCGCGCCTGCCATGCAAGCGGCGAATGCGCATCTGGCCTTGCCGATGCGGGGGCGGATCGTGGCGCGGTTTGGCGCGCAGCCGAGCGGCGGGCGATTGGACGGCATCGAGATCGCGGGCAGCGAGGGCGACCGGATCAATGCGGCGGCGGACGGCGATGTCGTCTATGCGGGCTCCGATCTTCCCGCGTACGGCGAACTGGTATTGGTTCGCCACGCCAACGACCTTGTCACCGCCTACGCGTACACACGCCGGGCGCTGGTGCGGGAAGGCCAGCGGGTCCGCGCCGGCGAGGCGATCGCCGAATTGGGCGCCCGCGCAGAGGGCGGCCCCAGGCTGCTGTTTCAGGTGCGACAGGGCAGCACGCCGGTCGATCCGGCGCCGCTGCTAGGGCTGACAAATTAA
- the secF gene encoding protein translocase subunit SecF: MASFWPLIRLLPKKTNFTYVKFAGFAAVLSILAVAASIVSMFTGGFRANPIEIYQQAEGAPLARVGAILEHGFNLGIDFRGGTSILIEAPGPIDQEALRALGRTAQDGDVEVQGTTCRPVNGPPYCAILNFETAPDQSATVEEIRAGLGGVAQGARIANVDSVSAKVSEELFSGGLIALGLAILLMLVYIWFRFEWQFGLGGVLALFHDVILTLGMFSIFRLEFTLTIIAALLTIVGYSMNDTVVVFDRIRENLRKYKKMPLGELIDLSLNETLSRTIITGCTALFALIGLYFIGGEALSGFALAMIFGIVIGTYSSLYVAAPAILIWGVKRGREGGEARGAPQTAG; the protein is encoded by the coding sequence ATGGCTTCGTTCTGGCCTCTTATTCGCCTGCTGCCGAAGAAAACGAACTTCACCTATGTGAAGTTCGCGGGTTTCGCCGCTGTGCTGTCGATCTTGGCGGTCGCCGCCTCGATCGTCTCGATGTTTACCGGCGGCTTTCGCGCCAATCCGATCGAGATCTATCAGCAGGCGGAGGGTGCTCCGCTCGCGCGCGTTGGCGCGATCCTGGAGCACGGCTTCAATCTGGGCATTGATTTTCGCGGCGGCACCTCGATCCTGATCGAGGCGCCGGGGCCGATCGACCAGGAAGCGCTGCGTGCGCTTGGCCGCACCGCGCAGGACGGCGACGTGGAAGTGCAGGGTACGACCTGCCGACCCGTCAATGGCCCGCCCTATTGCGCCATTCTGAACTTTGAAACCGCGCCAGATCAATCCGCCACGGTCGAGGAAATTCGCGCCGGATTGGGCGGCGTCGCCCAGGGGGCGCGCATCGCCAACGTGGACTCGGTCAGCGCCAAGGTGTCGGAGGAATTGTTCTCCGGCGGTCTGATTGCGCTTGGCCTCGCGATCCTACTGATGCTGGTTTACATCTGGTTTCGGTTCGAATGGCAGTTCGGCCTGGGCGGCGTGCTCGCGCTCTTCCACGACGTTATCCTGACGCTTGGAATGTTCTCCATCTTCCGGCTGGAATTCACGCTGACGATCATCGCAGCGCTGCTGACCATCGTCGGTTATTCCATGAACGATACGGTCGTCGTGTTCGACCGTATCCGCGAGAATTTGCGCAAATATAAAAAGATGCCTCTGGGCGAGCTGATTGATCTTTCGCTCAACGAGACGCTTTCCCGGACCATCATCACCGGCTGCACCGCGCTTTTCGCACTGATCGGCTTGTATTTTATCGGTGGCGAGGCTCTTTCGGGCTTCGCGCTCGCCATGATTTTCGGCATTGTCATCGGCACGTATTCGTCGCTCTACGTCGCGGCGCCGGCGATCCTGATTTGGGGCGTCAAGCGCGGGCGTGAAGGCGGCGAAGCGCGGGGAGCCCCGCAGACCGCGGGCTAG
- a CDS encoding DUF2155 domain-containing protein, which produces MIRTLVAAFVFFAAAVGPAHAQRAVIRGLDKITGHARDYTLTIGRAERVGSLEVIARACTKSAPEETPEVRIYVEVFDNPPAREGEEATRQEIFHGWLFASSPGLNAVDHPTWDIWAIDCRA; this is translated from the coding sequence ATGATCCGCACGCTTGTCGCCGCGTTTGTGTTTTTTGCCGCCGCCGTGGGCCCAGCTCACGCGCAGCGCGCTGTCATTCGCGGTCTCGACAAGATCACCGGCCACGCACGCGATTACACGTTGACGATCGGGCGCGCTGAACGCGTCGGTTCGCTCGAAGTGATCGCGCGCGCCTGCACCAAGAGCGCGCCGGAAGAAACGCCGGAAGTGCGCATCTACGTCGAAGTGTTCGACAATCCGCCGGCGCGCGAAGGCGAAGAGGCGACGCGCCAGGAAATTTTCCATGGCTGGCTGTTTGCGTCGAGCCCCGGCCTCAACGCCGTCGATCATCCCACTTGGGATATCTGGGCGATCGACTGCCGCGCGTAA